A single Streptomyces mirabilis DNA region contains:
- a CDS encoding PQQ-dependent sugar dehydrogenase — protein sequence MHGKDRATRTDRTETHRRRPAFRRALALLSGALLAAASLTLTAPPAGAAVADPGNTAAAEDFQQVTLAKGEPEVGEPMSLAVLPDRSVLHTSRDGELRLTDAAGNTRLAGKLDVYTHDEEGLQGVGIDPGFADNRFIYLYYAPPLNTPAGDAPETGTAADFAPFDGVNRLSRFVLKTDGTLDTASEKKILDVQATRGICCHVGGDIDFDAAGNLYLSTGDDSNPFQSDGFTPIDERPDRNPVFDAQRSAGNTNDLRGKILRIKVNADGSYSIPDGNLFPPGTDKTRPEIYAMGFRNPFRFSVDKATGIVYVGDYGPDAGAADPARGPGGQVEFARVTGPGNFGWPYCTGKNDAYVDYDFATKTSGAAFDCNAPKNTSPHNTGLTDLPPAQPAWIPYDGASVPEFGSGSESPMGGPVYHYDASLDSPVKFPQAYDGNFFAGEFGRRWIKRIASDSAGTVQSINSVPWTGTQVMDMAFGPDGALYVLDYGTAWFGGDENSGLYRIENATDGHSPVAQAAADRTSGQASLKVQFSSAGSSDADGDALTYSWDFGDGGSSTAANPSHTYKTNGTYTATVTAKDATGRTGSASVQIVVGNTAPKVVIEQPSDGQLFSFGDPVPFKVKVTDPEDGRAIDCAKVKVTFILGHDSHGHPLTSANGCSGTLQTSADGGHDQDANIFGVLDAEYTDGGGGGQAPLTTHDQNVLQPKHRQAEHYGKASGITVQSKTTAHGGKTVGDIDNGDWISFTPYSLSDAKKVTARVSSAGAGGTLEIRAGSPTGRTLGRATVPVTGGWDTFQDVSADLAHAPRGTTTLYLVFKGSGTGALYDVDDFTFTTS from the coding sequence GTGCACGGGAAAGACCGCGCCACCCGCACCGACAGAACCGAGACCCACAGACGACGCCCCGCATTCCGCCGAGCGCTCGCCCTGCTGAGCGGCGCGCTGCTCGCGGCCGCCTCGCTCACCCTCACCGCACCTCCGGCCGGCGCAGCCGTCGCCGACCCGGGGAACACGGCAGCGGCCGAGGACTTCCAGCAGGTCACCCTCGCCAAGGGCGAGCCCGAGGTCGGCGAGCCCATGTCGCTCGCCGTGCTCCCCGACCGCTCGGTCCTGCACACCTCGCGCGACGGCGAACTCCGCCTCACCGACGCGGCCGGAAACACCAGGCTCGCGGGCAAGCTCGACGTCTACACGCACGACGAGGAAGGCCTGCAGGGCGTCGGCATAGACCCGGGCTTCGCCGACAACCGCTTCATCTACCTCTACTACGCGCCGCCCCTGAACACCCCGGCGGGCGACGCCCCCGAGACGGGCACGGCGGCCGACTTCGCACCCTTCGACGGCGTCAACCGTCTCTCCCGCTTCGTCCTCAAGACGGACGGCACCCTCGACACCGCCAGCGAGAAGAAGATCCTCGACGTCCAGGCCACCCGCGGCATCTGCTGCCACGTCGGCGGCGACATCGACTTCGACGCGGCGGGCAACCTGTACCTGTCGACCGGGGACGACTCCAACCCCTTCCAGTCCGACGGCTTCACGCCCATCGACGAGCGCCCCGACCGCAACCCGGTCTTCGACGCCCAGCGCTCGGCCGGCAACACCAACGACCTGCGCGGCAAGATCCTGCGCATCAAGGTCAACGCCGACGGCTCGTACTCCATCCCCGACGGCAACCTCTTCCCGCCCGGCACGGACAAGACGCGCCCCGAGATCTACGCGATGGGCTTCCGCAACCCGTTCCGCTTCAGCGTCGACAAGGCGACGGGCATCGTCTACGTCGGTGACTACGGCCCCGACGCGGGCGCGGCCGATCCGGCGCGCGGCCCCGGCGGCCAGGTCGAGTTCGCCCGCGTCACCGGCCCAGGCAACTTCGGCTGGCCGTACTGCACGGGCAAGAACGACGCCTACGTGGACTACGACTTCGCGACGAAGACCTCCGGCGCCGCCTTCGACTGCAACGCCCCGAAGAACACCTCCCCGCACAACACGGGACTGACGGACCTGCCCCCGGCTCAGCCCGCCTGGATCCCCTACGACGGCGCTTCCGTCCCGGAGTTCGGCAGCGGCTCGGAGTCCCCGATGGGCGGCCCGGTCTACCACTACGACGCCTCGCTCGACTCGCCCGTGAAGTTCCCGCAGGCGTACGACGGGAACTTCTTTGCCGGAGAGTTCGGCCGCCGCTGGATCAAGCGCATCGCGAGCGACTCCGCGGGTACGGTGCAGTCCATCAACTCCGTGCCATGGACCGGCACGCAGGTGATGGACATGGCGTTCGGACCGGACGGCGCCCTGTACGTCCTCGACTACGGCACCGCCTGGTTCGGCGGCGACGAGAATTCGGGTCTCTACCGCATCGAGAACGCCACCGACGGCCACTCGCCCGTCGCCCAGGCCGCGGCCGACCGCACCTCGGGGCAGGCATCGCTCAAGGTCCAGTTCTCCTCGGCCGGTTCGTCCGACGCGGACGGCGACGCCCTCACCTACAGCTGGGACTTCGGCGACGGCGGCTCGTCGACGGCGGCGAACCCGTCCCACACGTACAAGACGAACGGCACCTACACGGCGACGGTGACTGCCAAGGACGCGACCGGCCGCACCGGCAGCGCGAGCGTGCAGATCGTGGTCGGCAACACCGCACCCAAGGTCGTGATCGAACAACCGAGTGACGGCCAGCTGTTCAGCTTCGGCGACCCCGTGCCGTTCAAGGTGAAGGTCACCGACCCCGAGGACGGCCGAGCGATCGACTGCGCCAAGGTGAAGGTCACCTTCATCCTCGGCCACGACAGTCACGGCCACCCGCTCACCTCGGCGAACGGCTGCTCCGGCACCCTCCAGACCAGTGCCGACGGCGGCCACGACCAGGACGCCAACATCTTCGGAGTCCTCGACGCCGAGTACACCGACGGCGGAGGCGGCGGCCAGGCCCCGCTGACCACCCACGACCAGAACGTGCTCCAGCCCAAGCACCGCCAGGCCGAGCACTACGGCAAGGCCTCCGGCATCACCGTCCAGTCGAAGACCACCGCACACGGCGGCAAGACCGTCGGCGACATCGACAACGGCGACTGGATCTCCTTCACGCCCTACTCCCTGAGCGACGCCAAGAAGGTCACGGCACGCGTGTCCTCCGCCGGCGCGGGCGGCACCCTCGAGATCCGCGCGGGCTCCCCGACCGGCCGCACGCTGGGCCGGGCGACCGTACCGGTGACGGGCGGCTGGGACACCTTCCAGGACGTGAGCGCCGATCTCGCGCACGCCCCGCGCGGCACCACCACGCTCTACCTCGTCTTCAAGGGAAGCGGCACCGGAGCGCTCTACGACGTGGACGACTTCACCTTCACGACGAGCTGA
- a CDS encoding sugar phosphate isomerase/epimerase family protein has translation MPRTFTLFTGQWADLPLEEVCRLARDFGYDGLELACWGDHFEVDKALADPSYIDSRHALFDKYGLKCWAISNHLVGQAVCDAIIDERHQAILPARIWGDGEPEGVRQRAAAEIADTARAAAAFGVDTVVGFTGSAIWHLVAMFPPAPESMIARGYEDFAMRWNPILDVFDAQGVRFAHEVHPSEIAYDYWTTQLALKAVDHRPAFGLNFDPSHFVWQDLDPVGFLYDFRDRIYHVDCKEARKRLDGRNGRLGSHLPWGDPRRGWDFVSAGHGDVPWEDVFRMLRSIDYTGPISVEWEDAGMDRLQGAPEALARLKAYDFEPPSASFDAAFGGND, from the coding sequence ATGCCGCGCACCTTCACACTCTTCACCGGCCAGTGGGCTGACCTGCCCCTCGAAGAGGTCTGCCGTCTCGCCCGGGACTTCGGCTACGACGGCCTCGAACTCGCCTGCTGGGGAGACCACTTCGAGGTCGACAAGGCGCTCGCGGACCCCTCGTACATCGACTCCCGGCACGCGCTTTTCGACAAGTACGGCCTCAAGTGCTGGGCGATCTCCAACCACCTGGTCGGCCAGGCCGTCTGCGACGCCATCATCGACGAGCGGCACCAGGCGATCCTGCCCGCCCGGATCTGGGGTGACGGCGAACCCGAGGGCGTACGGCAGCGGGCCGCCGCCGAGATCGCCGACACCGCGCGCGCCGCGGCGGCCTTCGGCGTCGACACCGTCGTCGGCTTCACCGGCTCGGCGATCTGGCACCTGGTCGCGATGTTCCCGCCCGCCCCCGAGTCGATGATCGCGCGCGGCTACGAGGACTTCGCGATGCGCTGGAACCCCATCCTGGACGTCTTCGACGCGCAGGGCGTGCGGTTCGCGCACGAGGTACACCCGAGCGAGATCGCCTACGACTACTGGACAACACAGCTCGCACTCAAGGCAGTCGACCACCGACCGGCGTTCGGACTGAACTTCGACCCCTCGCACTTCGTCTGGCAGGACCTGGACCCGGTCGGCTTCCTCTACGACTTCCGCGACCGCATCTACCACGTCGACTGCAAGGAAGCCCGCAAGCGGCTCGACGGCCGCAATGGCCGTCTCGGCTCGCACCTGCCCTGGGGCGATCCCCGGCGCGGGTGGGACTTCGTGTCGGCCGGGCACGGCGACGTCCCCTGGGAGGACGTCTTCCGCATGCTCCGCTCCATCGACTACACGGGCCCCATCTCGGTCGAGTGGGAGGACGCCGGCATGGACCGGCTCCAGGGCGCACCCGAGGCCCTGGCCCGTCTCAAGGCGTACGACTTCGAGCCGCCGTCCGCATCCTTCGACGCGGCGTTCGGCGGCAACGACTGA
- a CDS encoding ThuA domain-containing protein — protein MRTSIRMLTVGAAAGLLLGCVSGPAASKGADGADRSRVLVFSKTAGFRHDSIPEGIAAVREIGATGGFAVDATEDAGAFTARNLARYDAVVFLSTTGDVLDTTQQSAFERYIKRGGGYVGIHAAADTEYDWAFYGGLAGAYFQSHPAIQPATVTVEDRSHPATSGLPRSWERTDEWYNYRSDPRDRAHVLASLDESSYTGGTMSGDHPIAWCQEYRGGRAFYTGGGHTKESYAEPAFRQHLLGGIRYAIGAAQADCRPENGYRPLFDGTTESLTAWKQAGPGSFSLSDDGTLTSHGGLGMLWYAGSEFGSYSLKLDWRVAGDDNSGVFVGFPESDDPWSAVDKGYEIQIDATDAPDRTTGAVYSFQSADLKKRDRALNPPGEWNTYEIRVEGERLRVWLNGVKINDFTNTDPVRSLRDGHIGLQNHGADDQVSFRDVRIKELPTKGD, from the coding sequence ATGCGCACATCGATACGCATGCTGACCGTGGGTGCCGCTGCCGGCCTGTTGCTCGGCTGTGTGTCGGGACCGGCGGCGTCGAAGGGCGCGGACGGTGCCGACAGGAGTCGGGTCCTGGTCTTCTCGAAGACCGCGGGCTTCCGGCACGACTCGATCCCCGAGGGGATCGCGGCCGTACGGGAGATCGGGGCCACGGGCGGCTTCGCGGTCGACGCCACGGAGGACGCAGGCGCCTTCACCGCACGCAACCTGGCGCGGTACGACGCCGTCGTGTTCCTCTCGACGACCGGTGACGTCCTCGACACCACCCAACAGTCCGCCTTCGAGCGGTACATCAAGCGGGGCGGCGGCTATGTGGGCATCCACGCGGCCGCCGACACCGAGTACGACTGGGCCTTCTACGGCGGCCTCGCGGGCGCGTACTTCCAGTCGCACCCCGCGATCCAGCCCGCGACGGTCACCGTCGAGGACCGCTCCCACCCGGCGACCTCGGGGCTCCCGAGATCCTGGGAGCGCACGGACGAGTGGTACAACTACCGCTCCGATCCGCGCGACCGGGCCCACGTCCTCGCCTCGCTCGACGAGTCCTCGTACACCGGCGGCACGATGAGCGGCGACCATCCGATCGCCTGGTGCCAGGAGTACCGGGGCGGCCGCGCCTTCTACACCGGGGGCGGCCACACCAAGGAGTCGTACGCCGAACCCGCCTTCCGGCAGCACCTGCTGGGCGGCATCCGGTACGCCATCGGCGCCGCCCAGGCCGACTGCCGCCCGGAGAACGGCTACCGACCGCTCTTCGACGGCACGACCGAGTCGCTGACGGCGTGGAAACAGGCGGGCCCGGGCTCGTTCTCGCTGAGCGACGACGGGACGCTGACGTCGCACGGCGGCCTGGGGATGCTCTGGTACGCCGGTTCAGAGTTCGGCTCGTACTCGCTGAAGCTGGACTGGCGGGTGGCCGGGGACGACAACTCCGGAGTGTTCGTCGGGTTTCCGGAGTCCGACGACCCCTGGTCGGCCGTCGACAAGGGCTACGAGATCCAGATCGACGCGACCGACGCCCCCGACCGCACCACCGGGGCCGTGTACAGCTTCCAGTCCGCCGACCTGAAGAAGCGCGACCGTGCGCTGAACCCGCCGGGGGAGTGGAACACGTACGAGATCCGCGTGGAGGGCGAGCGCCTCCGCGTCTGGCTCAACGGCGTGAAGATCAACGATTTCACCAACACCGATCCGGTACGAAGCCTGCGCGACGGACACATCGGCCTCCAGAACCACGGAGCCGACGACCAGGTGTCCTTCCGCGACGTCCGGATCAAGGAACTGCCCACGAAGGGCGACTGA